From Piscinibacter gummiphilus:
CAACCGCGGCTTCTGGAACCGCTGGATGCCGCAGTTGCGCGTGCGGGGCGTGCCGTTCATCGCGGTCAACCTCGAGCCCGTGTTCGGCACCATCAGCGACTATGTGCCCATCATCGAAGACGCCGTGAAGCGCCTCGAGCACAGCACCGGGCAGGCGCCGGTGCTCGTCGGCCACAGCATGGGCGGGCTGGCGATTCGTGCGTGGTACGCCGCCAGCGGCGCGGGCCGGGTGCACCGTGTTGTGACCATCGGCAGCCCGCATCGCGGCACCTGGCTCGCGCGGTTTGCCAGCACGCAGAATGCGCGCGAGATGGCGCTCGGCACCGACTGGCAGCGCGCGCTCGAAGCGCTGGAGCCGGCCCAGCACTTCGAGCGCTTCATCTGCTTCTACAGCCACTGCGACAACGTCGTCTTCCCGGCTTCCACGGCCACGCTGCCCGGTGCCGACAACCGCCATCTGGTCGGCATGGCGCACGTGCACATGGTCGACCACCCGCTGGTGCTGCAGGCGGTGCTCGGGACGGTCGTCCCGGAGTAGGGCCTCAATAGACGCGGTCGCTCGGCAGCCGCGAGTCGGCGGCGAGTTCGCCTTCGCGCGACACGCGTTCGTAGAGCGGCGTGAAGTCGGGCGCCGTGGCGTCGAAGAGCTGCTCGAAGCCGGTGATGACGAAGTAGGTGGTCTGGTAGTCGTCGATGCGATAGCGGGTGCGCATGATGCGTTCGACGTCGAAGCCCAGGCGTTGCGGTGCTGGGCTCTGCACGCTGTGGCGCAGCTCGCCGGCCGACGAGAGGATGCCCGCGCCATAAGCGCGCAGGCCCTGCGGCGTGGCGATGAGACCGAACTCCACCGTGTACCAGTAGAGACGCGCGAGGTACTCGCAGGCCTGCAGCCGGCTGGCCTTCAGCCCCCCCGCGCCATAGGCCTGCATGTAGTCGGCGAAGACCGGGTTGAAGAGCAGCGGCACGTGGCCGAAGAGGTCGTGGAAGACGTCGGGCTCGACCACGTAGTCGAACTCTTCCGGCTTACGGATCCAGCCCGTGACGGGAAAGCGCCGCTGCGCCAGCAACGCGAAAAAAGCCTCTTCCGGGATGAGGCCGGGCACGGCGACCACCTCCCACTTCGTGGCGCGGTGCAGCCGCTCCGACAACGCATCGAAGCGCGGGATGTGATGCGGCTCGCCGAGCTGCGCGACGGCGGCGATGAATTCCTCGCAGGCCAGGCCCGGCAACTGCGCGGCCTGACGCTGGTAAAGGCGCTCGTAGAGCGCGTGGTCGTCGGGGGTGTAGCGCGACCACTGCTGTTCGCAGGTGTAGTCGGCGCGGGCGGAGGCGTAGTCGCCGCGGGGTGGGCGGGTGCCGGTGCCGTAGGTGACCGGCGCGACCCCCTGGTTGACTGCCTTGTGAGCGTTGGCCATGGCGGTTCGTGCAGACGAGAGAGCCGTAGGTTCCCGCGTGTGGCCGGTTTTGGCAAGCGGCGCCGTTCCCACCTCAGCTTTCGATGTCGCGCACGAACTGCAGCGTGGCCGGCTCGGAGAGGTTGAGCAGCTGCGCCAGCGCCGTGATGTCGTCGGGGATCGCCGGGTTGTCCCAGCTCTCGGCGCTGTGGCGGGCGAGGCGCACGGCCAGCATCACGTTCTGAACCGACGGGTGGCGGGCGTGGCGATCGTCGGTGATCCGGATCAGCAACTCGGGCAGAGCCCAGGCGCGCATCAACGCCTGCTGCAGGTCGAAGAGCTGGATGTTGAGCACCTGCTGCTGGACCGCATGCGAGCGCAGCGTCGGGTCGGCCTTCTGCGCGCTGCGCATCTTGAGCGCGAGCGTCGGGGCATGGCACCACAGCAGCATCTCGGCGAAGTCGTGCAGCAGCGTGGCCTCGTAGATCACGGCGGCGTCGTGGTCCATGCGGTGCACGGCGAACGACAGCGCGAACTGCGCGGCGCGGTGTGCTCGGCGCAATACCTCGCCCACGCCTTCGAGCGCCTCTGGCTGGTCACCCAGCCAGTCTTCGATGGCCGGTTGCCGGCCGAAATTGCCGAAGAACGGCGAAATGCCCATCATCACCACGGCCGCGGTCACGGTTTCGACGTCGGTGATGAGCCGCGGCGGCCGGTGTGTCGAGGCATAGGCCAGCACCTTGAGCGTCATCAGCGGGTCGTCGGCCACCATCTCGCCGATGAGGTTCGCGTCGACGTCGTCCTCGTTCGCCCGCATCGCTTCGAGCGCGTCGGCCGTGCTGCCCAGCACCGGGATCTCGGCATCGCGGAAATGCCTCACCCAGGCGTCCAGGTCACGCAGCGCTTGCGTGACGAACGAAGGGGGCGTTGCGATCGGGTCCACGTCGGCTCGTCGAAAAGGAGGTACTTCTTACCGTGGTTATCGGCCGCCGCCGCGGCCGACTTGAGCCTCAGCGCCCGCCAAGCTTGGCCTTCTGGTCGAGGCCCACGCGTCTGTTCACGAATTGCAGCGCCGCCACCTTCGACAGATCGACCTCGCCCGCCTTGTAGAGGCCGGCCTTGACCATCTGCGCATGGAAGTCGTTGATGCGCGCCTGGCTCATCGCACCAATGCCTGCGGCAAGCGACTCGCCCGAGTCGACGATGCCCTGCTGCTTCATCAGCGCGACCGAGGCTTCCATCTCGGCCTCGGTCATCTCGGGGTTGTCTTTCATCATCAGCGCCGCCGCGGCCTTGCGGTCGCCGTAGAGGTAGTTCACCCAGCCGATGATGGAGGCGTCGACGAAGCGCTGTACCAGGTCCGGTTTGGCCTTGACGGTCTCGGCGCGCGCTTCGATCAGCGTCGAGTAGGTCGAGAAGCCGTGGTCGGCCAGCAGGTGCACCACCGGCTTGAACTTGCCCTGGTTCTGCACGTAGATCGGCTCGGCCACCGAATACCCCTGCTGGATGGACTTGGGATTCGCCAGGAAGGGGCCGAGGTTGTAGTTGTAGGGCTTGAGCACTTCGTCCTTGAAGCCGTGCGTGACCTTGAGCCACTGCCACCAGCTGAACTGGCCGTCTTTCGCGATCAGCGCGACCGGCGCGTTCTTCAAGGCCGCGAAGTTCTCGTAGCCCTGGCCCGGGTGCGCGATGAGCGCCTGCGGGTCTTTCTGGAACATTGCGGCGACCACCACGGTCGGCACGCCGTTCTTCACGTTGTCGAAGCTGTGCAGCAGGTTGCCCGTCATCAGGAAGTCGATGCGTCCGGCGGGCAGCAGCGGCCGGTTGTTCACCTGCGGGCCGCCTTGCTGGATGGTCACGTCGAGCCCGTACTTCCTGTAGGTGCCATCGGCCACGGCCTGGTAGAAGCCGCCGTGCGCGGCCTGAGCCTTCCAGTTGGTCGCGAAGGTCACCTTGTCCTGGGCGACGGCGGTGCTGCAGGCAAGGGCGGCCAGAGTGGCGAGGGCGAGTGTGCGCATGAAGGCTCCAGAGAAAGGTCAATCGGCTCTGGAGGATTCCACGGCATGCCAGCGCCCGAGCAGGGCACGCGACAGCGCATTGAAGCTCCAGAAGATCAGCACGCCGGTCAGCACCAGCAGGGCCAACGCGGCAAACATCTTCGGCGTCTCGGTGCGGAAGCTCGCTTCGAGGATGCGCGAGGCGAGGCCCGTTTCGCGGCCCGCGGCGCCGGCCACCATCTCGGCGGTGACGGCGCCGATCAGGCTCAGGCCGCCGGAGATTTTCAGCCCCGCCACGAAGTAGGGCAAGGCGCTCGGCACCAGCAGCCAGCGCAGGCGCTGCACCCGTGTGGCGCGGTAGAGGCGGAAGAGATCGCGCAGTTGCGGGTCGGCCGCGCGCAAGCCGATCACAGTGTTGGAGAGGATGGGAAAGAAGGCGACGATCCAGGCGCACAGCAGCAGCGCGGCGGTGGTGCTCTCGACGTAGATGAGGATCAGCGGCGCCACGGCCACGATGGGTGTCACCTGCAGCACCACGGCAATCGGAAAGAGCGCGTGCTCGACCGGCCGCGAGAGCGCAAAGACAGCGGCGATCAACACACCGCCAGCACACGCGAGCAGCAGCGCGCCGAAGGTGATTTTGAGCGTGAACCACCAGCTCGCCGCCAGCGAGCCGAAGTTGGCCACCAGCGTCTGCACCACGAGGCTGGGTGCGGGCAGCGTGTAGTGGGGAATGTGGGCGAGGCGCACCAGCGCTTCCCACGCCGCGACCAGCGCCAGCAGGGTCAACACCGGCAATGCGCGCCGCATCAGCTGGCCACCTGTGACGCTTCGAGCGCCTGGCCGATGCGCTGGCAGATGTGGAGGAAGCGATCGGAACTGCGAAACGCCGGGCGGCGCGGGTAGGGCTCGTCGACCACCACCTCGTCGACCACCCGCCCGGGCCGTGCGCCCATCACCAGCACGCGCTGGCTGAGGTACACCGCCTCGTAGATGCTGTGCGTCACGAAGAGCACCGCCAGCGTGCTTGCCTGCCACCAGTGCAGCAGGTCGTCGTTGAGTTTCTGGCGGGTGAACTCGTCGAGCGCGGCGAAGGGCTCGTCCATCAGCAGCACCCGCGGTTGGGCGACCAGTGCGCGTGCGATCGAGGCGCGCATCTTCATGCCACCGGACAGTTCGGCCGGGTGGGCCTGGGCGAAGTCGGCGAGGCCCACGAGGCGCAGCACGGCGTCGACACGCTCCGCCGCCTGTGCACGCGACTGGCCGGCGATGCGCAACGGCAGCCACACGTTGTCGAACACGCTGGCCCAGGGCATCAGCGTGGCGTCCTGGAAGACGCAGGCGGTGTCGGCCGGGGCGCGGCGCTCGAGCGCCGGGGCGGACACGTTGCCGCGTGTGGCCCCGTCGAGCCCTGCGACGAGCCTCAGCACGCTGCTCTTGCCGCAACCCGAAGGCCCGAGCAGCGACACGAACTCATGCGGGCCCACGGCCAGCGACACGTCGTGCAAGGCCAGCACGCCATTGGCGTAGCGCTTGTCGACGTGGTCCAGCGAGAGCAGGGGCGGCATGGCCGCGAGTGTGCCCTAGGGCCTCACAGGCGCCTCACGCCCGGCAGGTGGCCGATCAGGTGCCCATCGAGGTAGAGCGCGCCTTCCGGAGCGCCGGCGTCGGCGTAGAACTCCAGCGTCTCGGGCAGCACCGGCGGGGTCGCGATCCTGGGTTCGCCCACGCGCTGTGCCATGCGCGCCAGCAGGCGACTCGCGCTTCGCAGGACGGCGGCGGCCAGGCGCCGCAGGGGGTGGGCGGGAGGGCGGGGCGTGGCCTCGGCGGGGGTCCACGTCACGAGTCTGAGATGGGTCATGGTGAGGTCTTTCAGGCATTGCCCGCACGTGGCGGGCAAGGGTCATGGGCTGTCCTTGCGGGGGTCGAGCTGGGCCAGGGTCTGGCGCACTTCCTGGCGCGATCGTTGGCGCTGCGCGCCGGTGCCAAGTCGGTGGCTGCCGGCCCGGCGGCCGCGTGCGGCGGCGGCAAACGGGTTGCGTGGCTTTGGTTTGGCGATGACGAACTTCATGAGGCGCTCCTTGGCGGACGCGTGTCCGCACGACGAAAACAAAACGGCCCGGGGCGTCTGACGCATCCCGGGCCGTGCGGCGCTCTTGGGGCAAGAGCACTCAGGTGAGCAACGGCCCTGGCGGCGCCACCACGACGATGGCTGCATCGACGACGCACGATCGGCGTGGGGTCGGCAGGCAGGCGAATGTCGGCATGGCGTTCCGGGTGGATGTGAATCGGTGGGGTGTCGCTGCGGTACGAGCAGGCGCCGCAACTTGCGCAAATGATAAACAGTTGATTATCTTGCGCAAGAGGTGTTGCTCACCTTTTTCTAGGGGGTCAGCGCTTTCGCTTCAGCGGCGCCACGCCGGCCTGGGTGCTGAGCCAGAGCGTGTGCGGGTCGTCGGTCGGAGCGGGTTTCTTCGCTGCCGCAGTCGGCGCGGGCGGCGCTGGGGCCAGCACTTCGCCGAGGAGGTCGAGCAGGCGCGTGCGGGCGCGTTGCGGGTGGCGCCGGTAGTAGGTCAGCACGAGACCGACGATGAAGCGTTCGTCGTCGTCCTGCGGCATGGTGGGTGCGGGTTCCGGATCGGCCTGCAGGGCGCTTGCGCCCGGGGTGCCGGTGCCATGCGGCTCGTCCATCCAGCCCACGGGTTTGTGGCTCAGCTGCTCGAACTGGCGCGCGAGGCGCTCGCCGATCTGGCGCGAGCGGCCCTTGATCTGGCTCCAGTAGCTGGGCTGGATCTGCAGCCGCTCTGCAAAGCGGCGCTCCAGGCCGCGCAGGGTGGCGGCATCGGCATGTTTGACGGTGGCGTGCACGAACTCGTCGAACAGCGCCATTGCGTTGTCCAGGCGGATCTGCGCCACGTCGTGGTGGGCGGACGGCATGGGCCGCGATGATAAATCTTTGTTGAGCATCGTCTTTCTAGAATGGCGCCTCGTTCAGCACTTCAAGAGCTCCTATGACGACCCTCGGCACCCCCCTGTCCCCTTCGGCCACGAAAGTCATGCTGCTGGGCAGCGGCGAGCTGGGCAAGGAAGTGCTGATCGCGCTGCAGCGCCTGGGCGTAGAGACGATCGCCGTCGACCGCTACGAGCACGCCCCCGGCCAGCAGGTGGCGCACCATGCCCGCACCATCACGATGAGCGACCCGGCGCAGCTCAAGGCGTTGATCGAGGCCGAGCGGCCCCATCTCGTCGTGCCCGAGATCGAGGCGATCGCCACGCCGATGCTCGAAGAACTCGAGGCCGCGGGCACCGTGCGTGTGATTCCGACGGCCCGCGCCGCGCGCCTGACGATGGACCGCGAAGGCATCCGCCGCCTGGCGGCCGAGACGCTGAAGCTGCCGACCAGCCCTTATGTGTTCTGCGACTCGCTGCAAGAGCTGCAAGCCGCCATCGACAAGGGGATCGGTTACCCCTGCATCGTCAAACCCGTGATGAGCAGCTCCGGCAAGGGCCAGAGCAAGATCGACGGCCCGGCCGACGTCCAGAGGGCGTGGGACTACGCGATGGCCGGTGGCCGCGTCAGCCACGGCCGCGTGATCGTCGAAGGCTTCATCGATTTTGACTACGAGATCACCCAGCTCACCGTGCGCGCCCTCGGTGCGAACGGCCAGGTCGAGACGCATTTCTGCGACCCCATCGGTCACATCCAGGTCAGCGGCGACTATGTGGAAAGCTGGCAGCCGCACCCCATGTCGCCGGTGGCGCTGCAGCGCTCGCGCGACATCGCCAAGGCCGTGACCGACAACCTCGGTGGCCAAGGCATCTTCGGCGTCGAGCTCTTCGTCAAAGGTGAGCAGGTCTGGTTCAGCGAGGTCAGCCCACGCCCGCACGACACCGGCATGGTCACCATGATCACGCAGTGGCAGAACGAATTCGAGCTGCACGCCCGCGCCATCCTCGGCCTGCCGGTCAACACAGCGCTCAAGAGCCCGGGCGCGAGCGCGGTGATCTACGGCGGCGTCGACGCGGCCGGCATCGCCTTCGACGGTGTCGACGAGGCGCTGCGGCTGCCCAACACCGAGCTGCGCCTCTTTGGCAAGCCTGAAAGCTTCGTGAAACGCCGCATGGGCGTGGCGCTGGCCTTCGATGCCGACGTGGAGGTCGCACGCCGGAACGCCAAGGCCGCCGCCGCCAAGGTGAGGCCCCGGCGCGCCTGAGGTGCTGCCTTGCAACACGGATTTGCAGGTCAGCGCGCACTTTGTCACGGCGCCATGAGCCATCGGGCCTGACAAGTCGGCACAGCCTCGTTACGCTCAGGGTCTTGCGCAGCGACGCCCGCCCCCGACGGCACGCGCTGCGAGGGAAGGGGCGACGATGGACGTGATGGGAATTGCAACGGCACTGAGCGCCGGCCTGGTCGGTGCTGCGCTGGGCGCCGCCGTGACGTGGCGCGTCATCGGCAGCCGAGCGGCGGCCCGCCATGCCCGGCTCGTGGCCGCGGCTCGCGAGCAGGTCGCCGCCAGCACCCAGAACGCGCGGGCTGTGAACGCGCGCCTCCAAGCCGAACTGGAAAAGGAAAAGCTGTCGGCCCGTGAACGCCAGGCTGCGTTTGCCGCCGAGCAGCGCTCGTCCGTCACGCGGCTGGAAGGCCAGTTGCGTTTCGCCTATGCCGAGATCGATCGCCTGAACGCCGCCGCGCGTGGCACTGGCGCGATGCCCGCGGACGGCGTCACCGATGGCAGCGGCTTCGCGCTGACGCGCCCGTTCGAGCGCTGACGCCCCGCGTTTTCACCCGTGTGGGCGGGGCGATTGCCATACCCCCGTTTGATAAACTCCGACCCCCGCCGAACCGGGCCTGCGCGCACCCGCGCCACGGCCACCACCCACCGATTTCACGCATGACTTCCACCCAAACCGAGCTTCAGCGCGAAGTGGCCGCGCTGCTCGTCGAAGCGCTCAACCTCGAGACCGCGCCCGAGACGATCGACCCGCAGGCCCCGCTCTACGGCGAAGGCCTAGGGCTGGATTCGATCGACATCCTCGAAGTCGCCCTCGTGGTGTCGCAGCGCTACGGCTTCCAGCTGCGCTCGGACGACCAGGACAACGTGCGCATCTTCACCTCGCTCGCCAGCCTGACGGACCACATCGCCGCCAACCGCACGAAGTGAGGTGAGTGGCATGCAAGCCCGCATTGCCTTGCGCGTCGGCCTGGTGCTCGGGGTCGGCCTGCTGTACGTGCTGGCCTCGCACTGGCTGATGACGCAGACCGAAGCGTCGGCCTGGAACGTCGTCGGCGTGCTGTCGCCGATGCTCGTGATCCTGATCCTGGGCACGTGGCGCAGTGGTCACCGGGCTGTGGCCCTCTGCGCGGCGCTCGTGCTGGCGACTCTTTGCGTGCTGGCGATGCTCGGCATCCAGGTCCCCTCGCATGTGCTGTACCTGCTGCAGCACGCCGGCATCAATTTCTTCCTCGCGCTCTTCTTCGGCAGCACGCTTCGGCCGGGCCGGATTTCCATCATCACCGCCGTGGCGCAGCGCGTGCATGGCAAGGATCTGCCGCCGGCGCATTTCGCCTACACCCGACAGGTGACGGCGGCCTGGACGATCTTCTTCCTCGTGATCGTCGCCATCTCGCTGGTGCTCTTCTTCGGCTTCAGCTTCGACACCTGGGCCGTTTTCGCCAACCTGATCACCCCCATCGCCACCGCCACCATGTTCATCGGCGAGTTTTCGTTGCGCTACCGCCTGCACCCCGAATTCGCGCGGTCCACCGTGGCCGATGCGATCAATGCCTACATGAACACCAGCAAGCCCGCGGCGCCGCGGGTGCCGCAGTGAGCGCCTCGCCGCTGCTGTGGGCGGGTGACCTCGAGGCACCCCTCGCCTGGCGCCACGGCCAGCCCATTTCGCGCCGCCAGTACCTTGCCGACGTGGAGGCCCTGTCCGCCCGCCTGCCCGAGACCGGCGCGATGCTCAACCTGAGCGGCGACCGCTACCGCTTCGCGGTGG
This genomic window contains:
- a CDS encoding esterase/lipase family protein yields the protein MLARLQQFITLGLLATAVAWALWCVQRGYTTWAWAGAALLVFGYAIFLAIELVLVWFVHGNDPAPKASAAQLFKAWWAEVLAAPRVFCWQQPFRSRREPDHLPPSSGRRGVVLVHGFVCNRGFWNRWMPQLRVRGVPFIAVNLEPVFGTISDYVPIIEDAVKRLEHSTGQAPVLVGHSMGGLAIRAWYAASGAGRVHRVVTIGSPHRGTWLARFASTQNAREMALGTDWQRALEALEPAQHFERFICFYSHCDNVVFPASTATLPGADNRHLVGMAHVHMVDHPLVLQAVLGTVVPE
- the phhA gene encoding phenylalanine 4-monooxygenase, whose translation is MANAHKAVNQGVAPVTYGTGTRPPRGDYASARADYTCEQQWSRYTPDDHALYERLYQRQAAQLPGLACEEFIAAVAQLGEPHHIPRFDALSERLHRATKWEVVAVPGLIPEEAFFALLAQRRFPVTGWIRKPEEFDYVVEPDVFHDLFGHVPLLFNPVFADYMQAYGAGGLKASRLQACEYLARLYWYTVEFGLIATPQGLRAYGAGILSSAGELRHSVQSPAPQRLGFDVERIMRTRYRIDDYQTTYFVITGFEQLFDATAPDFTPLYERVSREGELAADSRLPSDRVY
- a CDS encoding HDOD domain-containing protein is translated as MDPIATPPSFVTQALRDLDAWVRHFRDAEIPVLGSTADALEAMRANEDDVDANLIGEMVADDPLMTLKVLAYASTHRPPRLITDVETVTAAVVMMGISPFFGNFGRQPAIEDWLGDQPEALEGVGEVLRRAHRAAQFALSFAVHRMDHDAAVIYEATLLHDFAEMLLWCHAPTLALKMRSAQKADPTLRSHAVQQQVLNIQLFDLQQALMRAWALPELLIRITDDRHARHPSVQNVMLAVRLARHSAESWDNPAIPDDITALAQLLNLSEPATLQFVRDIES
- a CDS encoding ABC transporter substrate-binding protein; the protein is MRTLALATLAALACSTAVAQDKVTFATNWKAQAAHGGFYQAVADGTYRKYGLDVTIQQGGPQVNNRPLLPAGRIDFLMTGNLLHSFDNVKNGVPTVVVAAMFQKDPQALIAHPGQGYENFAALKNAPVALIAKDGQFSWWQWLKVTHGFKDEVLKPYNYNLGPFLANPKSIQQGYSVAEPIYVQNQGKFKPVVHLLADHGFSTYSTLIEARAETVKAKPDLVQRFVDASIIGWVNYLYGDRKAAAALMMKDNPEMTEAEMEASVALMKQQGIVDSGESLAAGIGAMSQARINDFHAQMVKAGLYKAGEVDLSKVAALQFVNRRVGLDQKAKLGGR
- a CDS encoding ABC transporter permease → MRRALPVLTLLALVAAWEALVRLAHIPHYTLPAPSLVVQTLVANFGSLAASWWFTLKITFGALLLACAGGVLIAAVFALSRPVEHALFPIAVVLQVTPIVAVAPLILIYVESTTAALLLCAWIVAFFPILSNTVIGLRAADPQLRDLFRLYRATRVQRLRWLLVPSALPYFVAGLKISGGLSLIGAVTAEMVAGAAGRETGLASRILEASFRTETPKMFAALALLVLTGVLIFWSFNALSRALLGRWHAVESSRAD
- a CDS encoding ABC transporter ATP-binding protein; translated protein: MPPLLSLDHVDKRYANGVLALHDVSLAVGPHEFVSLLGPSGCGKSSVLRLVAGLDGATRGNVSAPALERRAPADTACVFQDATLMPWASVFDNVWLPLRIAGQSRAQAAERVDAVLRLVGLADFAQAHPAELSGGMKMRASIARALVAQPRVLLMDEPFAALDEFTRQKLNDDLLHWWQASTLAVLFVTHSIYEAVYLSQRVLVMGARPGRVVDEVVVDEPYPRRPAFRSSDRFLHICQRIGQALEASQVAS
- the purT gene encoding formate-dependent phosphoribosylglycinamide formyltransferase, giving the protein MTTLGTPLSPSATKVMLLGSGELGKEVLIALQRLGVETIAVDRYEHAPGQQVAHHARTITMSDPAQLKALIEAERPHLVVPEIEAIATPMLEELEAAGTVRVIPTARAARLTMDREGIRRLAAETLKLPTSPYVFCDSLQELQAAIDKGIGYPCIVKPVMSSSGKGQSKIDGPADVQRAWDYAMAGGRVSHGRVIVEGFIDFDYEITQLTVRALGANGQVETHFCDPIGHIQVSGDYVESWQPHPMSPVALQRSRDIAKAVTDNLGGQGIFGVELFVKGEQVWFSEVSPRPHDTGMVTMITQWQNEFELHARAILGLPVNTALKSPGASAVIYGGVDAAGIAFDGVDEALRLPNTELRLFGKPESFVKRRMGVALAFDADVEVARRNAKAAAAKVRPRRA
- a CDS encoding phosphopantetheine-binding protein, whose protein sequence is MTSTQTELQREVAALLVEALNLETAPETIDPQAPLYGEGLGLDSIDILEVALVVSQRYGFQLRSDDQDNVRIFTSLASLTDHIAANRTK